One Rosa chinensis cultivar Old Blush chromosome 5, RchiOBHm-V2, whole genome shotgun sequence genomic region harbors:
- the LOC112203088 gene encoding uncharacterized protein LOC112203088, with product MSSQQLIATHRDGAEIHHGEDVCKQKSHQLLEKMHLPCGLLPLDDVVEFGYNATSGFVWLKQKKRKEHRFHAVGRTVSYDTEVMGFVEEHRMRRLSGVKSKEILIWVSISDIYVDPSTDPDKITFANGTGISRSFPITAFQLEEGEDGNGTNGKK from the coding sequence ATGTCAAGCCAGCAACTAATCGCGACCCACAGAGACGGCGCCGAGATCCATCACGGCGAAGACGTATGCAAGCAAAAGTCCCACCAGCTTCTCGAGAAGATGCATCTGCCGTGCGGCCTCCTCCCTCTAGACGACGTCGTCGAGTTCGGCTACAACGCCACCTCGGGGTTCGTGTGGCTGAAGCAGAAGAAGCGAAAGGAGCACCGGTTCCATGCCGTGGGACGCACGGTTTCATACGACACTGAGGTCATGGGGTTTGTGGAGGAGCATCGGATGAGGCGTCTCAGCGGGGTCAAGAGTAAGGAGATTTTGATCTGGGTGTCCATTTCGGATATCTATGTGGATCCGAGTACGGATCCCGATAAGATCACTTTCGCCAACGGCACCGGAATCTCGAGGTCCTTCCCGATCACGGCGTTTCAACTTGAAGAAGGTGAAGATGGAAATGGTACTAATGGCAAAAAGTAA
- the LOC112166480 gene encoding nuclear intron maturase 1, mitochondrial translates to MGKGTAHSLPRFIFSLRPFVEHLVRTSHFPRPSNFARALSSSLIAPPPLKDQQDPYALLKQDPIEICSNLWVKAFSSPPSTTFPNLTGFLSKFDLWVLAYQRCCAHVTGTFPPRNAVHSHVLHDLLSLRNAVVKGNYAWNKKTHQFIRSPNERPSTEVVSKRKLQAMLDSDEPCFQDRIVQEVLLMIIEPVFEARFSPKAHGFRPGRNAHTVIRTIRSNFAGYLWFLKGDISEVFENVDGNVVMGCLEQAVRDRKILGLVKSALRAPNRIQSSDGDEHWPRKKKKKKVLKKKKILNEKEAKPDPYWLRTFFNFAPEEAAKVPCYGNCGILSPLLSNVCLNELDQVMEEKIVEFFRPSESDSIWKNSIYDGCHNPAWPEFVPASGDEKTRKMDYIRYGGHFLIGIRGPREDAVDMRKQIIEFCERRFGLRLDNSKLEIEHITRGIQFLDHIICRRVIHPTLRYTATGGNVVSEKGVGTLLSVTASLQQCIRQFRRLAFVKGDKDPEPLPCTPMLYSSQAHTNSQMNKLLETMADWYRYADNRKKVVGFCAYVIRSSLAKLYAARYRLKSRARVYSIATRDLSRPLRESSNNSAPEYSDLLRMGLVDAIEGVRFSNMSLIPSCDYSPFPRNWVPDHERLLRDYIRLEDPKFFCALHRSIKKDGLSLPQDEISELLWHFKSVGVRNYLLKEKRKQKHDVVEMRGT, encoded by the coding sequence ATGGGAAAGGGCACCGCACACTCCCTCCCTCGCTTCATCTTCTCACTGCGACCTTTCGTCGAGCATCTGGTGCGCACCTCCCATTTTCCCAGACCTTCAAATTTCGCCCgcgctctctcttcttccctcaTCGCCCCACCTCCCCTGAAAGACCAGCAAGACCCCTACGCCCTCCTCAAACAAGACCCAATTGAAATCTGCTCCAATCTCTGGGTCAAAGCCTTCTCTTCCCCACCATCCACCACCTTCCCCAACCTCACCGGCTTCCTCTCCAAATTCGACCTCTGGGTCCTCGCCTACCAGCGCTGCTGCGCCCACGTGACCGGCACGTTCCCTCCCCGCAACGCCGTCCACTCCCACGTCCTCCACGACCTCCTCTCCCTCCGAAACGCCGTCGTTAAAGGAAACTATGCCTGGAACAAGAAGACCCACCAGTTCATTCGGAGCCCCAACGAGAGGCCCAGCACCGAGGTCGTCTCCAAGCGGAAGCTCCAGGCTATGCTCGACTCCGACGAGCCTTGCTTTCAGGATAGGATTGTGCAGGAGGTGTTGCTGATGATCATTGAGCCGGTTTTCGAGGCCCGATTCTCGCCGAAGGCCCATGGGTTTCGGCCCGGCCGGAATGCCCACACTGTCATTCGGACCATCCGGAGCAACTTCGCCGGGTACTTGTGGTTTCTGAAGGGAGATATCAGTGAAGTTTTCGAAAATGTGGATGGAAATGTCGTGATGGGTTGCTTGGAGCAGGCAGTGAGGGATAGGAAGATATTGGGTTTGGTGAAATCTGCACTCAGAGCACCGAATCGGATACAGAGCAGTGATGGTGATGAACACTGgccgaggaagaagaagaagaagaaggttttgaagaagaagaagattttgAATGAGAAGGAAGCGAAACCGGACCCGTATTGGCTCAGAACCTTTTTCAATTTTGCACCTGAGGAAGCAGCTAAGGTACCTTGTTATGGGAACTGTGGAATTTTGAGTCCTTTACTTTCGAATGTGTGTCTGAATGAGTTGGATCAAGTTATGGAAGAGAAGATAGTTGAGTTTTTTAGGCCATCTGAGAGTGATTCTATATGGAAAAATTCGATTTATGATGGTTGTCATAACCCGGCTTGGCCGGAATTTGTGCCTGCGAGTGGGGATGAGAAAACTAGGAAAATGGACTACATTAGGTATGGGGGTCATTTCTTGATTGGTATTCGAGGGCCTAGAGAGGATGCAGTGGATATGCGAAAGCAAATCATTGAGTTTTGTGAGAGAAGATTCGGGTTAAGGTTGGATAACTCTAAATTGGAGATTGAACACATAACTAGGGGAATTCAGTTTTTGGACCATATAATTTGCAGGAGGGTTATACACCCTACACTTCGGTACACAGCCACTGGAGGTAATGTTGTGAGTGAAAAAGGTGTAGGGACTTTGCTTTCAGTTACTGCTAGCTTACAACAATGTATTCGCCAATTCCGGCGGCTTGCATTTGTTAAGGGTGATAAAGATCCCGAGCCATTGCCCTGCACTCCGATGCTTTACTCGAGTCAAGCTCATACTAACTCCCAGATGAATAAGTTATTGGAGACCATGGCTGATTGGTACAGATACGCTGATAATCGCAAGAAAGTTGTTGGTTTTTGTGCTTATGTGATTCGCAGCTCTTTGGCTAAACTGTATGCTGCGAGGTATAGACTAAAATCAAGGGCCAGAGTGTATAGTATAGCTACCCGCGACCTCAGTCGTCCACTGAGGGAGAGCAGTAACAACTCTGCACCTGAATATTCTGATCTATTAAGGATGGGACTTGTTGATGCAATTGAAGGTGTTCGGTTCTCGAACATGTCTTTGATCCCATCTTGTGATTACTCGCCATTTCCTAGGAATTGGGTTCCAGATCATGAGCGGCTCTTACGAGACTACATCAGACTTGAAGACCCAAAGTTCTTCTGTGCCTTACATAGATCAATTAAAAAAGATGGTTTAAGTTTGCCTCAAGATGAGATATCTGAACTTCTGTGGCATTTCAAGTCCGTTGGGGTTCGGAACTATCTGCTAAAGgagaaaaggaaacaaaaacatGATGTCGTGGAAATGCGTGGTACATGA
- the LOC112166324 gene encoding probable hexosyltransferase MUCI70 produces the protein MGKVTSTPLLFQSKLVCFSLLYLFTSLFLALYTSLSQTKCLFRSSPFDPIQPPLFSYPPNYGEHKYAIPTQRKSCSSPVHFSDYWKVLKEIQNLCKSSSWNSSVLSYMQGKSETFGGNFSTQNRISYFVHYNESTEIPCGFLKKFPVSDSDRIVMEECRGLVVVSAIFNDHDKIRQPKGIGSKTLENVCFFMFIDEITLKGFYQHHLIPERSENYKIGAWRVVKVLSKGLYENPAMNGVIPKYLVHRLFPNAKFSIWVDAKMQLMVDPLLLIHTLVVNENADMAISKHPYYVHTMEEAMATARWKKWWDVDGLKRQMETYCENGLLPWTPDKLPYPSDVPDSALILRKHGLRSNLFSCLLFNEMEAFNPRDQLAFAYVRDLMSPRLKLNMFSVEVFEQIAVEYRHNLKPGVGTSGGESKGGPKTKKTKRAGNDLLYVNGSCCSKCQRYLLEMWGESPG, from the exons ATGGGGAAAGTAACGTCCACTCCTCTGCTCTTTCAATCAAAGCTGGTCTGTTTCTCTCTGCTCTACCTCTTCACCTCTCTGTTTCTAGCTCTCTACACCTCTCTCTCCCAAACCAAATGCCTCTTCAGATCTTCACCTTTCGACCCAATTCAGCCCCCTCTCTTCTCCTACCCTCCCAATTATGGAGAACACAAATATGCAATCCCAACCCAACGTAAATCTTGCTCTTCCCCTGTCCATTTCTCAG ATTATTGGAAGGTCTTGAAGGAGATCCAAAATTTGTGCAAGAGTTCTTCGTGGAATTCATCGGTTTTGAGTTATATGCAGGGAAAGTCTGAGACTTTTGGAGGGAATTTCAGTACCCAAAATAGGATTTCCTATTTTGTTCATTACAATGAGAGCACTGAAATCCCTTGTGGGTTCCTGAAGAAATTTCCAGTTAGTGATTCTG ATAGAATTGTCATGGAAGAGTGTAGAGGACTTGTAGTAGTCTCGGCTATCTTCAATGATCATGATAAAATTCGACAACCCAAGGGGATTGGATCAAAAACCCTTGAGAATGTATGTTTCTTTATGTTTATAGATGAGATAACCCTCAAAGGATTTTACCAGCATCATTTGATTCCAGAAAGATCTGAAAACTATAAGATTGGTGCATGGAGGGTTGTCAAGGTTTTGAGCAAGGGATTGTATGAGAATCCGGCAATGAATGGTGTGATACCAAAGTACTTGGTTCATAGACTTTTCCCAAACGCCAAATTCAGCATTTGGGTGGATGCGAAAATGCAGCTGATGGTTGATCCATTACTTTTGATTCACACACTTGTTGTGAATGAGAACGCCGACATGGCGATTTCAAAGCATCCTTACTATGTTCATACTATGGAAGAAGCAATGGCGACGGCGAGGTGGAAGAAATGGTGGGACGTTGATGGATTAAAGAGGCAAATGGAGACATATTGTGAAAATGGTTTGCTCCCCTGGACTCCTGATAAGCTTCCTTATCCCTCAG ATGTACCAGATAGTGCTTTGATTCTGAGGAAACATGGACTGAGGAGCAATCTATTCTCCTGCCTATTGTTTAATGAGATGGAGGCATTCAACCCAAGAGACCAATTAGCCTTTGCATATGTGAGAGACCTCATGAGCCCAAGGCTGAAGCTGAACATGTTTTCAGTTGAAGTGTTTGAGCAAATTGCTGTGGAATATAGGCACAACCTTAAACCTGGAGTTGGGACCAGTGGAGGTGAATCTAAGGGAGgacccaaaaccaaaaagaCCAAAAGGGCAGGCAATGATTTGTTGTATGTCAATGGCAGCTGTTGCAGCAAGTGTCAGAGGTATCTTTTGGAGATGTGGGGGGAATCCCCTGGTTGA